TTTTTACTCAACTTATTGGACTTTTAAATCCATTACCCTGAACCTCAGCTATATCTATTATAGAAATAAACGCTCCTTGATCTATTGATTTTATTACTCTTTTAATTTGTGGTAATTGTCCTAAGGAAACAACGCAATACATTATATTTTTCTTATGACCAGTGTATGCACCTTCTCCGTATAATAGAGTTACTCCTCTATGGCAATTATCCATTATCGCATCACTTACTTCTTTTTCTTTTTCTGATACAATTAGAAGCATTTTCCGACGATTTAACCCATTAACAACTTTTTCCATGACAGTAGAATTAATATACATAGAAATTAAAGTATATAATCCAACTCTAAAATTAAATATTACAGATCCAACAGCCACAATCAAAACATTTATCGCAAAAATTACTGTGCCTACTTCTATCCCATATTTCTTTTTAGCATATACAGCTACAATATCCAGGCCCCCTGTAGATCCTTCATTAGAAAAAATAATTCCAAGACCTATCCCTGAAAGCGCTCCCCCATATATACAATATAGTAGCCTATAAGACTCCTCAACCGGGGCGAGAACATTATTTAAAGGTGATGTAATAGTCAAAAAAACTGATAATGATATCGTTCCTAATATTGTAAACGCAGTGAATTTCTTATTTATTTTTAAAATACTTAATATAAGCAGTGGGATATTTAATACTAATATCGTAGCACCCATAGGAAGATTAAATATATACTGCAGCATTAACCCTATTCCCGAAATGCCTCCACTAAGAAGTTTATTTGGAATTACAAATAAATTTATTGCAACAGCTAAAATTAAACTTCCTAAAATAATAAGAAATATTTTTTTAATTAAATCTTTTAAATCATTACTAGCTATCCTTTGCATAGCTTATCCTCCTTATCTTATACTTGACTAGCATACAACTATTGATTGTTTTATGCCCTGCTTTTTATATTCGATATAATTATATACCATTTAATCCTTAAAATATAAAATACAACTGTTTTATACTTTAACATCTTATTAATTTAAACAAACTATTTATTTTAGCAAAATAAAAATATTTATGATACACTTAAGTGAGGTGATTTTATGAATAATTTATTAAATAATTGGAATGAACTTTTATTAGATGAAGTTAATAAAGATTATTATTTGAAATTGAAATACTTTTTAAAAGAAGAATATGAAAGTTCTTTAATATATCCTGAATTAAAAGATGTATTTAATGCACTTAAATATACTTCGTATGCTGAAGTAAATGTTGTTATACTTGGTCAAGACCCTTACCATGGTCCTAGTCAAGCTCATGGCTTAAGTTTTTCTGTAAAGCCAGGAGTAAGGATTCCCCCTTCATTATTAAATATATATAAAGAATTAAATACCGATTTAGGTTGTTATATACCAAACACCGGTTATTTAAAAAAATGGGCTGATCAAGGCGTTTTATTATTAAATACAGTCCTTACCGTTAGGTCCGGAGAAGCTAATTCTCATAGAAACAAAGGTTGGGAAAATTTCACTGATAGAATTATCACTTTGTTAAATGAAAAAACAAAACCTATAGTTTTTATTTTATGGGGTAATAATGCTCAATCTAAACAATCTCTTTTAACAAACCCAATACATTACATAATAAAGTCTGCTCACCCAAGCCCATTATCTGCATACAGAGGTTTTTTTGACAGCAAACCTTTTTCTAAAACTAATGATTTTTTGATATCAGTAGGTGAAAAAGCCATTGACTGGCAAATTAATAATTATCCTAATAAAAAACACTAAAAAAAACGTCTTAGAATTATCTAAGACGTTTTTGGTGGCTAAACCCGGAATCGAACCAGGGACACGAGGATTTTCAGTCCTCTGCTCTACCGACTGAGCTATTTAGCCATAACCTGGCGACAACCTACTCTTCCACAAGGTCACCCCTGCAGTACCATCGGCGCATTGAAGCTTAACCTTCGTGTTCGGTATGGGAACGGGTGTTACCTTCAGGCCATAATCACCAGATGAGAATATAAATATTCTCTGAAAATTGCACAGTGTTTTCGCATTTTATTATTATATCTTGGTCAAGCCCTCGACTTATTAGTATTAGTCAGCTGAACATGTTACCATGCTTACACCTCTAACCTATCAACCTGGTGGTCTTCCAGGAGTCTTACTTACATCGCACTTACGTGCGAGTAATGGGAAATCTCATCTTAGGGTGGGCTTCACGCTTAGATGCTTTCAGCGTTTATCCCTTCCAAACATAGCTACCCAGCGATGCCACTGGCGTGACAACTGGTGCACCAGAGGTTTGTCCATCCCGGTCCTCTCGTACTAAGGACAGCTCCCTTCAAATTTCCTACGCCCGCGACGGATAGGGACCGAACTGTCTCACGACGTTCTGAACCCAGCTCGCGTGCCGCTTTAATGGGCGAACAGCCCAACCCTTGGGACCTACTTCAGCCCCAGGATGCGACGAGCCGACATCGAGGTGCCAAACCTCCCCGTCGATGTGGACTCTTGGGGGAGATCAGCCTGTTATCCCCGAGGTAGCTTTTATCCGTTGAGCGATGGCCCTCCCACGAGGTACCACCGGATCACTAAGCCCGACTTTCGTCCCTGCTCCACTTGTAAGTGTCGCAGTCAGGCTCCCTTCTGCCTTTGCACTCTTCGCGCGATTTCCAACCGCGCTGAGGGAACCTTTGGGCGCCTCCGTTACTCTTTCGGAGGCGACCGCCCCAGTCAAACTGCCCACCTAACAATGTCCTGTGACCAGATTCATGGCCTCCAGTTAGAACCTCAGTACTGTCAGGGTGGTATCCCAAGGATGACTCCACACAGGCTGACGCCCATGTATCGTAGTCTCCCACCTATCCTGTACAGACAATACCGAAATTCAATGCTAAGCTACAGTAAAGCTCTACGGGGTCTTTCCGTCCAATCGCGGGTATCCAGCATCTTCACTGGAACTACAATTTCGCCGGATGTACTGTTGAGACAGTGCCCAAATCATTACGCCATTCGTGCGGGTCGGAACTTACCCGACAAGGAATTTCGCTACCTTAGGACCGTTATAGTTACGGCCGCCGTTTACTGGGGCTTAAGTTCATAGCCTCGCCAAGAGCAAGCTCTCAGCTAACTAATCCCCTTAACCTTCCAGCACCGGGCAGGCGTCAGCCCCTATACATCAGCTTTCGCTTTAGCAGAGACCTGTGTTTTTGCTAAACAGTTGCTTGGGCCTATTCTCTGCGACCTACTTACGTAGGCACCCCTTCTCCCGAAGTTACGGGGTCAATTTGCCGAGTTCCTTAACAGTAATTCTTCCGATGGTCTTAGGATTCTCTCCTCACCTACCTGTGTCGGTTTGCGGTACGGGCACCAATATCCTCGATAGAGACTTTTCTTGGCAGCGTGGAATCAGATACTTCAGCAATAAATTGCCTTCCCCATTACATCTCAGCGTTAAGAGCAAACGGATTTGCCTGCTTGCTCCGCCTAAATGCTTAGACACACATCCAATAGTGTGCACATCTTATCCTCCTGCGTCATCCCATTTCTAATAACGTCCATTGGTGGTATCGGAATATCAACCGATTGTCCATCACCTACGCCTTTCGGCCTCGGCTTAGGTCCCGACTAACCCTGAGAGGACGAGCCTTCCTCAGGAAACCTTAGGTTTTCGACCGTTAAGATTCTCACTTAACTCTCGCTACTCATGCCAACATTCTCACTTCTGTACCGTCCACCACTCCTTACGGTATGACTTCAGCCAGTACAGAAAGCTCCTCTACCGCTTACACAATTGTGTAAACCCATAGCTTCGGTGGTAAGTTTTAGCCCCGGACATCTTCGGCGCAGGATCTCTTGACTAGTGAGCTATTACGCACTCTTTGAATGAGTGGCTGCTTCTGAGCCAACATCCTAGTTGTCTTAGAAATCCCACATCCTTTTCCACTTAACTTACACTTTGGGACCTTAGCTGATGGTCTGGGCTGTTTCCCTTTTGACTACGGATCTTATCATTCGCAGTCTGACTGCCGAAATAAAAGTATATGGCATTCGGAGTTTGATAGGGTTCAGTAACTGTTGTCAGCCCCTAGCCCATTCAGTGCTCTACCTCCATTACTCAATTAATCGACGCTAGCCCTAAAGCTATTTCGAGGAGAACCAGCTATCTCCGAGTTCGATTGGAATTTCTCCGCTATCCACAGCTCATCCCATGGTTTTTCAACACCAACGTGGTTCGGACCTCCACGGAATTTTACTTCCGCTTCATCCTGGCCATGGATAGGTCACCCGGTTTCGGGTCTACGACATGCAACTAGAACGCCCTATTCAGACTCGGTTTCCCTTCGGCTCCGTACCTTAAGTACTTAACCTTGCTACATATCGTAACTCGTTGGCTCGTTCTACAAAAAGCACGCCGTCACACATAAAAAGTGCTTCGACCGGTTGTAGGCACACGGTTTCAGGTTCTATTTCACTCCCCTTCCGGGGTTCTTTTCACCTTTCCCTCACGGTACTTCTTCACTATCGGTCACTAGGTAGTATTTAGCCTTGGGAGGTGGTCCTCCCAGCTTCCCACAAGGTTTCACGTGTCTCGTGGTACTCTGGATTAGATCTGACTGTTCTTCCTTTTCATTTACAGGCCTATTACCTTCTGCGGAGCAGCTTTCCAGCTATCTTCAATTAAAGAATTGCAGTATTTATGATCTATCCTCAACCCCTAAGTCAAAGACTTAGGTTTGGGCTCTTTCCCTTTCGCTCGCCGCTACTTAGGAAATCGATATTTCTTTCTCTTCCTCCGGGTACTTAGATGTTTCAGTTCCCCGGGTGTACCTCTGCATACCTATTTATTCAGTATGCAGTACATAGTTGTTACTATGTGGGTTCCCCCATTCGGAAATCTTTGGATCACAGGCTATTTGCGCCTACCCAAAGCTTATCGCAGCTTAACGCGTCCTTCTTCGGCTCCTAGTGCCAAGGCATTCGCCATGCGCCCTTTGTAGCTTGACCTTTGATTCTGTCTATTTACATAGACGTCTTGTTACTTAATATTAATTTTGCGAAATCATAATAAATTAACTTATAACCACTTACTCGTATTTTACAATACGCAAGGTGGATCTAAATCTTTTTAAAATAACTTTATACACTGTGCAATTTTCAAAGAACATTTTAAGAAAAACTATTAATTAATTGACTCCTAAGAGTTAATATAATTAGTCTCTCAAAATTAAACAGAGAAATAGGAACGAGTAATTACAATAGATATTTTGAAGAATAATTAAATTCTTCTATTATAAAGACCGAAGTCTCTATATCTACTCCCTAGAAAGGAGGTGATCCAGCCGCAGGTTCTCCTACGGCTACCTTGTTACGACTTCACCCCAATCATCGATCCCACCTTCGGCCGCTGGCTCCTTACGGTTACCTCACGGACTTCGGGTGTTACCAACTCTCATGGTGTGACGGGCGGTGTGTACAAGGCCCGGGAACGTATTCACCGCGACATGCTGATTCGCGATTACTAGCAACTCCGGCTTCATGTAGGCGAGTTGCAGCCTACAATCCGAACTGGGATGAGTTTTTGAGTTTGGCTCCACCTTGCGGTCTTGCATCTCTTTGTACTCACCATTGTAGCACGTGTGTAGCCCTAGACATAAGGGGCATGATGATTTGACGTCATCCCCACCTTCCTCCCGGTTAACCCGGGCAGTCTCACTAGAGTGCTCAACTTAATGGTAGCAACTAATGATAAGGGTTGCGCTCGTTGCGGGACTTAACCCAACATCTCACGACACGAGCTGACGACAACCATGCACCACCTGTCACCTTGTCCCGAAGGACTTCACTCATCTCTGAGTTATGCAAGGGATGTCAAGTCTAGGTAAGGTTCTTCGCGTTGCTTCGAATTAAACCACATGCTCCGCTGCTTGTGCGGGCCCCCGTCAATTCCTTTGAGTTTTAATCTTGCGATCGTACTCCCCAGGCGGAATACTTAATGTGTTAACGGCGGCACCGAGGTTCGACCCCCGACACCTAGTATTCATCGTTTACGGCGTGGACTACCAGGGTATCTAATCCTGTTTGCTCCCCACGCTTTCATGCCTCAGCGTCAGTTACAGTCCAGTAAGTCGCCTTCGCCACTGGTGTTCTTCCTAATCTCTACGCATTTCACCGCTACACTAGGAATTCCACTTACCTCTCCTGCACTCTAGACACCCAGTTTCAAATGCAGCACCCAAGTTAAGCTCGGGTATTTCACATCTGACTTAAATGTCCGCCTACGCATCCTTTACGCCCAGTAAATCCGGACAACGCTTGCCACCTACGTATTACCGCGGCTGCTGGCACGTAGTTAGCCGTGGCTTCCTCCTCTGGTACCGTCATTATCGTCCCAGAAGACAGAACTTTACAACCCGAAGGCCTTCATCATTCACGCGGCGTTGCTGCGTCAGGGTTTCCCCCATTGCGCAATATTCCCCACTGCTGCCTCCCGTAGGAGTCTGGACCGTGTCTCAGTTCCAATGTGGCCGATCACCCTCTCAGGTCGGCTACGCATCGTTGCCTTGGTGGGCCTTTACCTCACCAACTAGCTAATGCGCCGCGGGTCCATCTCAAAGTGAAATTCCGAAAAATTCCTTTGATGTTAAGATCATGCGATCAAAACATATTATGCGGTATTAATCTCCCTTTCGGGAGGCTATTCCCCTCTTTGAGGCAGGTTACCCACGTGTTACTCACCCGTCCGCCGCTAATTGATCCCGAAGGATCGCATCGCTCGACTTGCATGTGTTAGGCACGCCGCCAGCGTTCGTCCTGAGCCAGGATCAAACTCTCAATTTAAAAGTTTACACTTTTTTAGTTGAAATAATTAATCTGCGCCAACTGTTAAGTTGGTTAGCAAGCTCATTACATACTTTTTAGTCTTACGACTAAAATATTACTTTTACTAAAGTAATTGACTGGTTAAAATAAAATATTATTTTATTTCTTTACCTATTTCTCTGTTTAATTTTCAAAGACCAATTTGCTTTGTCATCATGTGACGACTTCTACTATTATATCTGTTGTTTAATCGTTTGTCAATAGTATTTTACTTTTTTAAAATTAAGTTTTTTACTATTTTGATTAATGTTTCATTGCAAAACAGCATCAACATGTAATATCTTATCATAATTATTTTTATCCGTTTTATGGTATATATTATTTAAGACAACATAAGTACATAATAATCTTATTTTCTTACTTATTCTACGTTTCTCTCATGTTGATACACTAGGACTAGTATACACATCTATTAACATAAATTCAAAGTTTCCACTGCAATCAAGATATGATTTGAATTATATTTAGTTAATTAAATATTTTTCACCTTATAAAAAACCATGTGATCTCTCCATTCACCATTAATGTATAAATATTTTTCACTTATACCAAGTTCCTTAAATCCACAATTTTTTAAAACTCTTTGTGACTTTTCATTATTTATCAAAGTACTAGCTTCGACTCTATGTAATTCTAATTCCTCAAATGCATATGTTACTACAAGTTTAACAGCCTCCTTCATATATCCCTTATTTTGTTCTTCCTCATCCATAGAATATCCTATAAAGGCATTTTTAAAAACACCAATAACTATATTCGATATTCTTATTTTCCCAATAAGTTTCTTATCCTTATATATTCCAAAATTAACACCACTACCATTTAAAAATTGTTTATAACCCTCTGTTAAAGTACGTTTTTGATTGTCTAAAGTATAAAATGTTTCATCCCTAACCGGTTCAAAACAACTCAAATATTGTCTATTCCTTAAATGAAACTCTAATACCTCTTTCGCATCCCCTGGAGTCAATGCCCGAATACTAATATTCCTACCTTTAATATCTAAATCCCTCCTTATTAAATTCTTATTAAATCTAAAGGCGTTTATACCAAACATCACTTCTGATTGATAATCGGATTTATTTACCACACTATCAGTTATTATACCCTCTAATTCAAATCCTAGATCAGTAAATGCACTTACATTTATATTTTCATCAGCAATAACATCCACTTTGTTTATTCCCATGTTTTTAAACAAAATATTCAGCATGAGATTTAATGTATCTTTTAAATACTCGTAACTTCCATTGGTATGTTTATGAAATTTTATTCTAAATTGGCAAAACTTGTTTTCTTTATCTAATTCAACTATAAATATTCTTCCCAGTATAATATAATTATTATCTTTTATAATATACTCTCTCTCGTTACCCTTTAAAGCTTCTAAATTAACATACTTACCTTTGTTCATTTTTAACCCCTTTGTCTACAATAATAGTAATTTAGATCATAAATATATTCATTAACAAAAATAACAAAAGGTGCTTAAACTTACACCCTTGTTTATTTCTCATAATAAAACTATTAAATATTAACCTTTTTTATTAAATCCTTAATCACTTCACCACCAATTATCATTCCTGCCACTGGTGGAACAAAAGATATACTACCCGGGATCTGTCTTTTCATAGCACATTTCTTTGAACCCCCGGTACATACACAACCTTCTTTACATGTTATAACCTCGTCTGACTTTGGTTTTATAGGAACTTCCTGTGAATAAACCACCTTTAATTTGTCGATATTTCTCTTCCTAAGTTCCTGCCTCATAACCCTTGCAAGCGGACATACTTTTGTATCATAAATATCTACAACTCTAAATAAAGTTGGGTCCAATTTATTACCTGTTCCAAGGCAGCATATAATTTTAATGCCCTGCTTCGTGCAATACTCAACTAAAGATATTTTTGAAGCTACAGTATCAATAGCATCTACTACATAATCTGTATCTTCAGTAATTATATCTCCCATATTATCTGCTGTCACAAATGTTTCATAAGTAATAACTTCACACTTAGGATTTATTTCGAGTATTCTATCCTTCATTACTAAAACCTTACTTTTACCTATAGTTTTATATGTAGCATGAATTTGCCTATTTAAATTTGTTAAACATATTGTATCATCATCTATTAATACTATTTTTCCAATGCCTGCTCTTACTAATGCTTCGACGGTATAACTACCAACTCCACCTATCCCAAATACTACTACCTTACTCTCTTTTAACTTATTTAGGCTATCCATGCCTATAAGTAACTCTGTTCTTGACAATGCATGCTGTGGCATATGTTTTTTCTCCTTCAAAATATATTTTATTGTAAATGTTTTATACTTTTTATTACTTTCTTATTTATTAATTAATAATAATTTGATATCATCATCTAATTATACCCCAAATAATTATAAAGACCACGCATATGCGTGGCCTTTATAATTATTTGAACAGTTCATTTTTACCATTACATAAAATTATAATTCATGTACAAATATTCCACTTTGTAATTTTGGTTCAAACCAAGTTGATTTAGGAGGCATTGTTTCGCCTGCATTCGCTATATCGATAAGATCGTCCATAGTTGTAGGACACATAGAAAATGCAACTTTCATACCACACCTAACTCTTCTTTCAAGTTCCCCAAGCCCTCTGATACCACCTACAAAATCAATTCTAGAGTTTGTTGTTGGGTCATCGATTCCTAGAATCGGATTTAATAAATTCTTCTGCAAAATTGATACATCTAATCTTTCTACTGGATCATTCAAATTAAAAGTTCCTTCTTTAGCCTCTAATTTATACCATTTTCCCTCTAAAAACATCCCATATGTCCTTTGTACTTTTGGCTTAAATTGACCAATACCATCAAAGGTCGTAATATTAAATTTCTCAGAAACTTTATTCATAAATTCATCGAAAGAGTTTCCAAACAAATCTGCAACCACTCGATTATAGTCCATTACATATAAATCATTATCTGGAAATATAACCGATAAGAAGTAGTTAAATTCCTCATCACCAGTATAGGATAGCTTATCTTTTCTTCGCTTTAATCCGACTTTGACAGCAGAAGCTGATCTATGATGTCCGTCGGCTATATATAAATAGTCGATCTTTACGAATATATCAGATAGTTTATTTATAATAGCTTCCTCATTAATAACCCAAATGATTTGTGACACACCGTCTTCTGATTTATAATCATATAATGGAGATTTTGTTTCAGTCCAATTTTTTACTATACCATCTACTTCATCTTTATGTCTATATGTTAAGAATATTGGACCAGTATTACAGTTTGTATAATCAACATGATTAAATCTATCAAGCTCTTTATCCGCTCTTGTTAACTCATGTTTTTTAATTGTGTCTTTAATATAATCATCTATTGATGCACAAGCAACTATACCTGTTTGAGACCTTCCATCCATTATTTGTCTATAAATGTACATGCATGGTTTTTCATCTTGAATATATACTTTATCACTAATCATCTTTTGAAGATTTTCTCTAGCCTTTAAATAAACTTGCTTATCGTGTACATCTATACCTTTTGGTAAATCTACCTCTGCTTTATCAACATGTAAAAATGAATAAGGTTTCCCCTTTACCATTTCTCTGGCCTCTTCACTATCCATAACATCATAAGGAAGAGCTGCTACTTTTTCTACTAAATCTAATTGTGGTCTGTATGCTTTAAAAGGCCTTACTATAGCCATAATTGTTCCTCCCGTGATCAATCATTTTATTTGAAAAAGTTAATAATAATTTCCATTATTTCAGTACCTATTCTTGTTTGAGCTTCCTTTGTAGCAGCCCCTATATGTGGTGTTACAGAAACTTTTGGATGATTAACTAAAGCTTCATTTTTTGTTGGTTCCTCAACATAAACGTCCACACCAGCTCCTGCTAATTTACCATTGTCTAACGCTTCTACTAAAGCAGCCTCATCAACTACTCCACCCCTAGCACAGTTAATTAAAAATGCACCATCCTTCATCATTGCTAATTGATCTTTTCCTATAGTAGCTCCGCTCTCTTTAATAAATGGTATATGCAATGATACATAATCTGATTTTTTTAATACATCATTTAACTCTAAGTACTCATACTCATCAAAACCCTTAGCTTTCCCTATTATATCTGTATATATAACTGTCATACCAAGTGCAGATGCTTTTTTGGCTAACTCTTTAGATATTCTTCCAAATCCTATTAGCCCTAATGTCTTGCCACCTATCTCTACACCAGTATATTTTTTCTTGTCCCACGTGCCTTGTCTCATAGCTACATTCGAAATATTAACAAATCTTGATACCGCAAACATATGTGCAAGTGCAAGTTCAGCAACAGATGCACTACTTGCATTAGGCGTATTAGTGACTTTTATTCCTTTTTCCTCGGCATATACTACATCAATGTTATCAACGCCTACTCCCCCACGAATTATAAGCTTTAATTTTCCTGATTCTGCTGCTTTATCAATTATTGGCTTTCTAACCTTTGTTGCAGACCTAACTACAATTACATCAAAGTTTTTTAATTCCTCACCTAAAAATTCTGGTTCATAAAATTTTTCAACAACTTCAAATCCCTTATTTTTTAACTCCTCAATTGCACCTTTTTCCATACCATCAGTAACTAATACTCTAATCATTAAAATCCTCCTCTATACATAAAATGTTTTATACCTCATTAAAGTTAAATTAAGAATGAAAAATCACAATATAATTTTTCATTCTTAATTTTTTTTATTATTTATTATTTATTAAAGTCCTAGAATATCATTAATTATTGCCAATAAACCCTTTACTTCTTCTGGCGTAGTTTCAGCCATATGAGCAATTCTAAATGTCTTATCTTTTAACTTTCCATAACCATTAGAAATCATAAATCCTTTTTCTCCTAATTTCTTGTTTAAATCAGAAATATTAATTTCTTTTGTGTTTTTAATAGCAGTTACTGTATTTGACAGAAAGTTTTCATCAGGAAATATTGCGAAGTATTTTCTAGCCCATTCGCGAACAAGCTCGGCACCAGCTATATGCCTAGCATATCTATTCTCTAATCCTTCTTCTAATATCTTATCTAATTGATAATCTAAAGCAAACATATGTGATAGGGATGGAGTAGATGGATATTGATAATCCTTCTTTTGTATACACTCATATAGTCCTAATAAATCGAAATATACCCCTCTATTTGTAACTTGTTTAGCTCTTTCTACTGCTTTTTTTGAAAATGTACAAATAGACATTCCTGCAGGTAATCCTAAACATTTTTGAGTTGAAGTTATACAAATATCAATCGCCCAATCATCTACTTTTACTTCTGTTCCAGCAGCATTACTCACCGTATCTACGCATACTACAACATCAGGATATTTTTTATAAACTGATGAAAGATCTTCCATATTATTCATAAGACCTGTTGAAGTCTCATTCATAGTAATAGTTATTAAATCATATTTCCCTGTTTGTAATACTTCTTCAATCATTTCTTTAGTTGTTGGCATGCCCCATTCAGATTCGAATTTATCCGCTGGTACCCCATTCGCAGTACACATTTGAAACCATCTGTTTCCAAATGCCCCAACTGAAAATATTGCTGCCCTTTTTGCTGTACATGAACGAACAGCACCTTCCATTAGTCCACTTCCTG
This window of the Clostridium estertheticum genome carries:
- a CDS encoding uracil-DNA glycosylase — encoded protein: MNNLLNNWNELLLDEVNKDYYLKLKYFLKEEYESSLIYPELKDVFNALKYTSYAEVNVVILGQDPYHGPSQAHGLSFSVKPGVRIPPSLLNIYKELNTDLGCYIPNTGYLKKWADQGVLLLNTVLTVRSGEANSHRNKGWENFTDRIITLLNEKTKPIVFILWGNNAQSKQSLLTNPIHYIIKSAHPSPLSAYRGFFDSKPFSKTNDFLISVGEKAIDWQINNYPNKKH
- a CDS encoding pyridoxal-phosphate-dependent aminotransferase family protein, producing MHKRLFIPGPVEVAEDVLQKMATPQISHRGKEASTLQRNISDKMRKVFNTKEEILLSTSSGSGLMEGAVRSCTAKRAAIFSVGAFGNRWFQMCTANGVPADKFESEWGMPTTKEMIEEVLQTGKYDLITITMNETSTGLMNNMEDLSSVYKKYPDVVVCVDTVSNAAGTEVKVDDWAIDICITSTQKCLGLPAGMSICTFSKKAVERAKQVTNRGVYFDLLGLYECIQKKDYQYPSTPSLSHMFALDYQLDKILEEGLENRYARHIAGAELVREWARKYFAIFPDENFLSNTVTAIKNTKEINISDLNKKLGEKGFMISNGYGKLKDKTFRIAHMAETTPEEVKGLLAIINDILGL
- a CDS encoding tRNA threonylcarbamoyladenosine dehydratase; translation: MPQHALSRTELLIGMDSLNKLKESKVVVFGIGGVGSYTVEALVRAGIGKIVLIDDDTICLTNLNRQIHATYKTIGKSKVLVMKDRILEINPKCEVITYETFVTADNMGDIITEDTDYVVDAIDTVASKISLVEYCTKQGIKIICCLGTGNKLDPTLFRVVDIYDTKVCPLARVMRQELRKRNIDKLKVVYSQEVPIKPKSDEVITCKEGCVCTGGSKKCAMKRQIPGSISFVPPVAGMIIGGEVIKDLIKKVNI
- a CDS encoding D-2-hydroxyacid dehydrogenase, with amino-acid sequence MIRVLVTDGMEKGAIEELKNKGFEVVEKFYEPEFLGEELKNFDVIVVRSATKVRKPIIDKAAESGKLKLIIRGGVGVDNIDVVYAEEKGIKVTNTPNASSASVAELALAHMFAVSRFVNISNVAMRQGTWDKKKYTGVEIGGKTLGLIGFGRISKELAKKASALGMTVIYTDIIGKAKGFDEYEYLELNDVLKKSDYVSLHIPFIKESGATIGKDQLAMMKDGAFLINCARGGVVDEAALVEALDNGKLAGAGVDVYVEEPTKNEALVNHPKVSVTPHIGAATKEAQTRIGTEIMEIIINFFK
- a CDS encoding YitT family protein, whose product is MQRIASNDLKDLIKKIFLIILGSLILAVAINLFVIPNKLLSGGISGIGLMLQYIFNLPMGATILVLNIPLLILSILKINKKFTAFTILGTISLSVFLTITSPLNNVLAPVEESYRLLYCIYGGALSGIGLGIIFSNEGSTGGLDIVAVYAKKKYGIEVGTVIFAINVLIVAVGSVIFNFRVGLYTLISMYINSTVMEKVVNGLNRRKMLLIVSEKEKEVSDAIMDNCHRGVTLLYGEGAYTGHKKNIMYCVVSLGQLPQIKRVIKSIDQGAFISIIDIAEVQGNGFKSPIS
- a CDS encoding GNAT family N-acetyltransferase — protein: MNKGKYVNLEALKGNEREYIIKDNNYIILGRIFIVELDKENKFCQFRIKFHKHTNGSYEYLKDTLNLMLNILFKNMGINKVDVIADENINVSAFTDLGFELEGIITDSVVNKSDYQSEVMFGINAFRFNKNLIRRDLDIKGRNISIRALTPGDAKEVLEFHLRNRQYLSCFEPVRDETFYTLDNQKRTLTEGYKQFLNGSGVNFGIYKDKKLIGKIRISNIVIGVFKNAFIGYSMDEEEQNKGYMKEAVKLVVTYAFEELELHRVEASTLINNEKSQRVLKNCGFKELGISEKYLYINGEWRDHMVFYKVKNI
- a CDS encoding DUF1015 domain-containing protein, with the protein product MAIVRPFKAYRPQLDLVEKVAALPYDVMDSEEAREMVKGKPYSFLHVDKAEVDLPKGIDVHDKQVYLKARENLQKMISDKVYIQDEKPCMYIYRQIMDGRSQTGIVACASIDDYIKDTIKKHELTRADKELDRFNHVDYTNCNTGPIFLTYRHKDEVDGIVKNWTETKSPLYDYKSEDGVSQIIWVINEEAIINKLSDIFVKIDYLYIADGHHRSASAVKVGLKRRKDKLSYTGDEEFNYFLSVIFPDNDLYVMDYNRVVADLFGNSFDEFMNKVSEKFNITTFDGIGQFKPKVQRTYGMFLEGKWYKLEAKEGTFNLNDPVERLDVSILQKNLLNPILGIDDPTTNSRIDFVGGIRGLGELERRVRCGMKVAFSMCPTTMDDLIDIANAGETMPPKSTWFEPKLQSGIFVHEL